A single region of the Microtus ochrogaster isolate Prairie Vole_2 chromosome 2, MicOch1.0, whole genome shotgun sequence genome encodes:
- the Zpld1 gene encoding zona pellucida-like domain-containing protein 1 yields the protein MERIWLLLLLAARAHPGSAQFNSYNCDANLHSRFPAERDISVYCGVQAITMKINFCTVLFSGYSETDLALNGRHGDSHCRGFINNNTFPAVVIFIINLSTLEGCGNNLVVSTLPGVGASGNATSVQIGNISGYIDTPDPPTVISYLPGLLYKFSCSYPLEYLVNNTQLASSSAAISVRENNGTFVSTLNLLLYNDSTYREQLIIPSIGLPLKTKVFAAVQATNLDGRWNVLMDYCYTTPSGNPNDDTRYDLFLSCDKDPQTTVIENGRSQRGRFSFEVFRFVKHKNQKMSTVFLHCLTKLCRADDCPLLMPICGNRKKRDVGSRTTWVPQSTSGNAVLSAGPIITRSDETPTNNSQLGSLNAPSFQLNAVTSSLISGTVILGVMSFSLLVCSLALLHRKGSNSLVLNGVRNPVFE from the exons CTGAAAGAGACATCAGTGTCTACTGTGGAGTGCAGGCCATTACAATGAAGATTAATTTCTGCACAGTCCTTTTTTCGGGTTATTCTGAAACGGATCTGGCACTGAATGGAAGGCATGGGGATTCCCACTGCAGGGGCTTCATCAATAACAACACCTTCCCAGCAGTGGTCATTTTCATCATCAATCTCAGCACCTTGGAGGGCTGTGGAAACAACTTGGTG GTTTCTACACTTCCTGGTGTTGGTGCTTCTGGAAATGCAACCTCAGTACAGATAGGAAATATTTCAGGATATATTGATACTCCAGACCCGCCAACAGTCATCAGCTATCTTCCTGGGCTCCTTTACAAATTTAGTTGTAGTTATCCATTGGAATACCTGGTTAATAACACCCAGCTTGCTTC GTCTTCAGCTGCTATTTCTGTGAGAGAGAACAATGGGACATTTGTCAGCACTTTGAACTTGCTCCTTTATAAT GATTCAACCTACAGAGAGCAGTTAATTATCCCAAGTATAGGATTACCTTTGAAAACCAAAGTATTTGCAGCTGTGCAAGCTACTAATCTGGATGGAAG aTGGAATGTATTAATGGACTATTGCTACACAACTCCATCTGGGAACCCAAATGATGACACTCGATATGATCTCTTCCTTAG CTGCGACAAAGATCCTCAGACCACCGTCATCGAAAACGGGAGAAGCCAACGGGGCCGGTTTTCATTTGAAGTGTTCCGCTTTGTGAAACACAAGAATCAGAAAATGTCCACTGTCTTCCTGCATTGTCTCACGAAGCTCTGCAGAGCTGATGACTGTCCCCTCCTTATGCCG ATTTGTGGCAACAGAAAAAAGCGAGATGTTGGGAGCAGGACAACTTGGGTTCCTCAGAGCACTTCTGGAAACGCAGTCCTGTCTGCTGGTCCCATCATCACTCGCAGCG ATGAGACTCCAACCAACAATTCACAGCTTG GTTCCTTGAATGCACCTTCCTTCCAGCTGAATGCCGTCACCAGCTCTCTGATATCAGGAACGGTCATTCTGGGAGTCATGAGTTTCTCCCTCCTCGTGTGCTCACTGGCCCTTCTACATAGAAAGGGATCCAACAGCCTGGTATTGAATGGTGTAAGAAATCCCGTCTTTGAGTAA